The Panicum virgatum strain AP13 chromosome 5K, P.virgatum_v5, whole genome shotgun sequence genome has a window encoding:
- the LOC120705536 gene encoding mitochondrial arginine transporter BAC2-like yields MAFNEVGYGLRGRPYCLMKMTGKPWSGWMVLSLPCRAAVSSPSWSSVTVLWWRAEQGRSYARRAARLVTGGSICFSCPADAVTRPYANKPGLSRLVKQKPALGRFLRANPAARPQIPPATPFALHHPSTSLSPPSVFSGRQAGRQASPSSLLFPYPPAPAPVHSDHPRAHQIRVGYAVSVGSILIRQFTRAPTQLALSFVPSQSRREDRGTAEKRKARAAVVRPSLGWSLELQARTYLHYSEPPMEFGPEFLGTSGGREFVAGGVGGMAGVLAGHPLDTLRIRLQQPPPPLSPGIVDAPSRPPSAARLLRGILRAEGPSALYRGMAAPLASVAFQNAMVFQVYAILSRSLGQESSTSEPPSYASVAVAGVGTGALQTLILSPVELVKIRLQLEAAGHKHRRPGDHHGPVDMARDILRREGLRGIYRGLTVTALRDAPAHGVYFWTYEYARERLHPGCRRAGGQSLATMLVSGGLAGVASWVCCYPLDVVKSRLQAQALPAARYRGVVDCFRRSVREEGLPVLWRGLGTAVARAFVVNGAIFSAYELALRFLATGNGQRMVMEEN; encoded by the exons ATGGCGTTTAATGAAGTTGGGTATGGCCTGCGCGGCCGGCCATACTGTTTGATGAAGATGACGGGCAAGCCATGGAGTGGATGGATGGTCCTGTCCCTCCCGTGCCGAGCGGCCGTGTCCTCTCCGTCCTGGTCCTCTGTTACCGTCCTCTGGTGGCGAGCAGAGCAGGGCAGGAGCTATGCCCGCCGGGCGGCTCGCCTCGTGACCGGCGGCAGCATCTGCTTCTCGTGTCCGGCTGACGCGGTCACACGCCCATACGCAAACAAGCCGGGGCTCTCTCGTCTTGTGAAACAGAAACCGGCGCTTGGCCGCTTCCTTCGCGCCAaccccgccgcccgcccacaAATACCGCCTGCCACGCCATTCGCGCTCCATCATCCATCCACCAGTCTCTCCCCTCCGTCCGTCTtctcaggcaggcaggcaggcaggcaggcgtcGCCTTCATCCCTCCTCTTCCCCTacccaccggcgccggcgccggttcaTTCAGATCACCCACGCGCGCACCAGATCAGAGTCGGGTACGCCGTCTCTGTTGGTTCCATCTTGATCCGTCAATTCACGCGCGCCCCAACCCAACtag CTCTTTCGTTCGTTCCATCCCAATCCCGTCGCGAGGATCGAGGGACCGCAGAGAAACGCaaggcgcgcgccgccgtcgtccggcCCTCCCTTGGATGGTCGCTGGAGCTGCAGGCGCGCACGTACCTACACTACAGCGAGCCGCCCATGGAGTTCGGGCCCGAGTTCCTGGGCACCAGCGGCGGCCGCGAGTTCGTGGCCGGCGGGGTCGGCGGCATGGCCGGCGTGCTGGCGGGCCACCCGCTCGACACGCTCCGCATCCGcctgcagcagccgccgccgcccctcagcCCCGGGATCGTCGACGCCCCCAGCCgcccgccctccgccgcgcgcctgcTCCGCGGCATCCTCCGCGCCGAGGGCCCCTCCGCGCTCTACCGCGGCATGGCCGCGCCACTCGCCTCCGTCGCCTTCCAG AATGCCATGGTGTTCCAAGTCTACGCCATCCTGTCGCGGTCGCTCGGCCAGGAGAGCTCCACCTCCGAGCCTCCTTCCTACGCGAGcgtggccgtcgccggcgtcggcaCGGGGGCGCTGCAGACGCTCATCCTGTCCCCCGTCGAGCTCGTCAAGATCAGGCTGcagctggaggcggcggggcaCAAGCACCGCCGCCCCGGCGACCACCACGGCCCCGTGGACATGGCCCGCGACATCCTCCGCAGGGAGGGCCTCCGCGGCATCTACCGCGGCCTCACGGTGACCGCGCTCCGCGACGCGCCGGCGCACGGCGTCTACTTCTGGACCTACGAGTACGCCCGGGAGCGCCTGCACCCGGGctgccggcgcgccggcggccagaGCCTGGCCACGATGCTCGTGtccggcggcctcgccggcgtcgccagCTGGGTCTGCTGCTACCCGCTGGACGTGGTCAAGTCGCGGCTGCAGGCGCAGGCGCTCCCGGCCGCCAGGTACCGCGGCGTCGTCGACTGCTTCCGGAGGAGCGTCCGGGAGGAGGGGCTCCCCGTGCTGTGGCGCGGCCTGGGCACCGCCGTGGCGCGGGCGTTCGTCGTCAACGGTGCCATCTTCTCGGCCTACGAGCTGGCTCTGCGCTTCTTGGCCACCGGCAACGGCCAGAGGATGGTCATGGAGGAGAACTGA